From a region of the Bermanella marisrubri genome:
- the bamA gene encoding outer membrane protein assembly factor BamA has protein sequence MKYTLISLVFAFISTLASAKSFVVEDIRVDGLQRVSAGSVFSAFPVNIGDKVDTATLAGASRSLFKTGYFNDVKLQRDGNILIVNVIELPTITQLEIEGNSAIETEQLKEGLKQAGLAEGYVFKRATLERLELELERQYVSQGRYDANIETEVEKLPRNRVALTIKIDEGSVASISHINIVGHKAFTKQELLDQFELKTTNMWSWYKSDDKYAREKLSGDLERLRSFYLDRGYIRFNVESTQVSLSPNKEDVFITVNIHEGDIYKVNDVSLAGELIVEEEQLEKLIVLDTEDTFSRRKVTFTQDLISRRLGNEGFTFASVNGVPKINDEEKTVDITFFVEPGKRTYVRRINFAGNESTMDEVLRREMLQMEGGWASTELIEQGKTRLEQLGFFKTVSVETPKVPGSDELVDVNYNVEEQPSGSLNLSIGYSSADGVIIGSSVSQNNFMGTGNKMSTSVNKTDAVTSLNLSFSNPYYTVDGISRGFSVFYRETDFSQLSLSDYNTDTYGGRMSFGFPINSRERLSFSVEASKTEMEYSQFAPLEISEFVDAQGENFTELTLGSQWVWTTLNRGLFPTAGARQTLSLEATVPGSELEYYRATYKAEKYFPLSSNGNWTFRLRSELGYGDGYGDTDELPFFQNFRAGGVGSVRGFSTNSLGPKGVISNGVDSNTGDPIYIEDSNSIGGNLLTEASAELVFPMPFIEDQRSMRSVLFVDAGNVFDTQCLVLPDGEEHPGCIEGFDADEMRVGAGVSLTWVTAIGPLTFTFARDLNSKAGDETEGFEFSLGQVF, from the coding sequence ATGAAGTACACCCTTATCAGTTTGGTATTTGCGTTTATATCCACCTTGGCTTCGGCAAAATCATTTGTTGTAGAAGATATTCGGGTGGATGGTTTACAACGTGTTAGCGCAGGCAGTGTGTTTAGTGCATTTCCTGTAAACATTGGCGATAAGGTGGACACCGCTACGTTAGCAGGGGCTAGTCGCAGTTTGTTTAAAACCGGTTATTTCAATGATGTTAAATTACAGCGCGATGGCAATATATTGATTGTTAACGTGATTGAATTACCAACCATTACTCAACTAGAAATAGAGGGTAATAGTGCTATTGAGACGGAACAGCTTAAAGAAGGCTTAAAGCAAGCAGGTCTGGCAGAAGGTTATGTTTTTAAAAGAGCAACACTAGAACGATTGGAGCTGGAGCTAGAGCGCCAATACGTTAGCCAGGGTCGTTACGATGCGAATATCGAAACAGAAGTCGAAAAGTTACCACGTAACCGTGTCGCGTTAACGATTAAAATCGATGAAGGTTCGGTTGCCTCTATCAGTCACATTAACATTGTGGGTCACAAAGCTTTTACGAAACAAGAATTGCTGGATCAGTTTGAATTGAAAACCACCAATATGTGGTCTTGGTATAAAAGTGACGATAAATACGCTCGTGAAAAGCTCAGTGGTGATTTAGAACGTTTACGATCTTTTTATCTTGATCGTGGTTATATCCGTTTCAATGTAGAATCTACACAAGTTTCACTTTCTCCAAATAAAGAAGATGTATTTATTACTGTGAATATCCACGAAGGTGATATTTATAAGGTTAATGACGTATCTCTTGCAGGTGAATTAATCGTCGAAGAAGAGCAATTAGAAAAACTCATTGTGTTAGACACTGAAGATACTTTTAGTCGTCGCAAAGTAACGTTCACCCAGGATCTAATTAGTCGCCGTTTAGGTAATGAAGGCTTTACATTCGCCAGCGTCAATGGTGTGCCCAAAATAAACGACGAAGAAAAAACTGTTGATATCACCTTTTTTGTCGAACCAGGCAAGCGTACTTATGTTCGCCGTATAAATTTTGCTGGCAATGAGTCCACCATGGATGAAGTCCTGCGTCGTGAGATGCTGCAAATGGAAGGGGGTTGGGCCTCTACCGAGCTAATCGAACAAGGTAAAACTCGTTTGGAGCAATTGGGCTTCTTTAAAACCGTGAGCGTTGAAACGCCAAAAGTTCCGGGCTCTGATGAATTAGTTGATGTTAATTACAATGTTGAAGAACAACCCAGTGGCAGTCTAAATTTGAGTATTGGTTACTCAAGTGCAGATGGTGTCATCATAGGTTCCAGCGTCAGCCAGAACAATTTTATGGGCACAGGTAATAAGATGAGTACCAGTGTTAATAAAACTGACGCAGTGACTAGTCTGAACCTATCATTCAGCAATCCTTATTACACCGTTGACGGAATTAGCCGCGGTTTCAGCGTTTTCTATAGAGAAACTGATTTCTCACAATTATCACTGAGTGATTACAATACGGACACCTACGGTGGACGCATGAGTTTTGGTTTTCCTATCAATAGCCGTGAACGTCTATCGTTTAGCGTTGAGGCGAGTAAAACTGAAATGGAGTACAGCCAGTTTGCCCCTCTTGAAATCAGCGAGTTTGTTGATGCCCAAGGTGAAAACTTCACAGAATTGACACTGGGTAGTCAATGGGTGTGGACGACACTTAACCGCGGTCTGTTCCCAACTGCAGGTGCTCGTCAAACACTGTCTTTAGAAGCCACTGTACCCGGCAGTGAGCTGGAATATTACCGTGCAACTTATAAGGCTGAAAAATACTTCCCGCTAAGTAGCAATGGTAATTGGACATTCCGTTTACGTTCAGAGCTGGGTTATGGTGATGGTTATGGTGACACTGATGAATTGCCATTCTTCCAAAACTTCCGTGCTGGCGGTGTTGGTTCTGTAAGGGGTTTCTCTACCAATTCTTTAGGACCTAAAGGTGTTATTAGTAATGGTGTTGATAGCAATACAGGTGATCCAATTTACATAGAAGACTCAAATAGTATCGGTGGTAATTTACTAACAGAAGCTAGCGCCGAACTTGTTTTCCCAATGCCATTTATCGAAGATCAGCGCAGTATGCGCAGCGTATTGTTTGTTGATGCTGGTAACGTTTTTGATACACAATGCTTAGTATTACCGGACGGTGAAGAGCATCCGGGCTGTATCGAAGGTTTTGATGCAGATGAAATGCGGGTAGGTGCTGGCGTAAGCCTAACTTGGGTAACGGCGATTGGGCCCCTCACATTTACCTTCGCACGAGATTTGAATAGCAAAGCTGGAGACGAAACAGAAGGTTTCGAGTTCTCGCTGGGACAGGTTTTTTAA
- a CDS encoding OmpH family outer membrane protein, protein MKHLVKIIVASLAFVAMTVAAETKIAVVDMERALFQSEGAKASFKQVEDQFGDDLEKLKDLEKDMLEIQQKMQKDGAIMSDEEQRKMRNTVKEKQSEYQFFAGKLQKAEQEWRQQFFRANLPRIQEILRKLIDDEKVDVVLNGQAVIHVSPDIDLTKKLLNALNKASEAKAK, encoded by the coding sequence ATGAAACATTTAGTAAAGATTATTGTCGCCTCTTTAGCGTTTGTAGCTATGACTGTAGCAGCAGAAACCAAGATTGCTGTTGTTGATATGGAGCGTGCATTGTTTCAAAGCGAAGGAGCAAAAGCGTCTTTCAAACAGGTTGAGGATCAATTTGGTGATGATCTAGAGAAGCTGAAAGATCTTGAAAAAGACATGCTCGAAATTCAGCAAAAGATGCAAAAAGACGGCGCTATTATGAGCGACGAAGAACAACGTAAAATGCGTAATACTGTTAAAGAAAAGCAAAGCGAATATCAGTTCTTCGCAGGTAAACTACAGAAAGCAGAACAAGAATGGCGTCAGCAGTTCTTCCGTGCAAATCTACCACGCATTCAAGAAATTTTACGTAAATTGATTGATGACGAAAAAGTCGATGTCGTACTAAATGGCCAAGCGGTTATTCATGTTTCCCCTGATATTGATCTGACTAAAAAGCTATTGAATGCTTTAAACAAAGCATCTGAAGCGAAAGCGAAGTAA
- the lpxD gene encoding UDP-3-O-(3-hydroxymyristoyl)glucosamine N-acyltransferase yields MPKLQTIAEHIGARVEGDASSSVDGLATLLDAGPTELSFLANMAYRDQLQITQAGAVIVHPKQAHEVKGTALVMDNPYLGYAKASQLFNTLPDAQKGIHSSAVIHESAQVDTTASIGANAVVEANAVIAKNAVIGSGSFIGNNSRIGEGTRLHSNVSVYHDVIIGTDCIIHSGAVIGSDGFGFAPDRGAWVKIAQIGGVVIGDHVEIGANSTIDRGAMSDTQIHDGVKLDNQIQIAHNVVVGEATAMAGGCLIAGSTQIGKGCTIAGGVGIAGHLKIADGVHVTAMTLVTNHISEAGSYSSGTAMSNTSEWRKSAARFRQLDSIAKRLKQCERVLSEKE; encoded by the coding sequence ATGCCCAAGTTGCAAACGATCGCGGAACATATCGGTGCCAGAGTTGAAGGTGATGCTTCATCAAGTGTTGACGGTCTTGCGACTTTGCTTGACGCAGGGCCTACGGAACTCAGCTTTCTTGCGAATATGGCTTACCGAGATCAATTGCAAATTACTCAGGCAGGAGCCGTGATCGTTCACCCCAAGCAAGCGCATGAGGTGAAAGGCACGGCTTTGGTCATGGACAATCCCTACCTTGGTTATGCAAAGGCCTCTCAGTTGTTCAATACGTTACCAGATGCTCAAAAGGGCATTCACAGTAGTGCTGTTATTCATGAGTCTGCCCAAGTAGACACTACCGCAAGTATTGGAGCTAATGCAGTGGTAGAAGCGAATGCAGTGATTGCAAAAAATGCTGTGATCGGCAGTGGTAGCTTTATCGGTAATAACAGCCGAATAGGTGAGGGTACACGTTTGCACTCAAACGTCTCTGTCTATCATGATGTCATTATCGGTACGGATTGCATTATTCATAGTGGAGCCGTTATTGGTAGCGATGGCTTTGGTTTTGCCCCTGATCGCGGAGCATGGGTCAAAATTGCCCAAATTGGCGGCGTGGTAATAGGCGATCATGTAGAGATTGGCGCTAACTCGACTATTGACCGTGGTGCGATGAGCGATACACAGATACACGATGGTGTGAAACTCGACAATCAGATTCAAATCGCTCATAACGTGGTTGTTGGTGAAGCAACAGCTATGGCAGGCGGCTGTCTGATCGCAGGCAGCACGCAGATAGGTAAAGGGTGTACGATTGCCGGTGGCGTAGGTATTGCCGGACACCTTAAGATCGCTGATGGTGTTCACGTAACGGCAATGACATTGGTGACGAATCATATTTCAGAAGCAGGTAGTTATTCTTCTGGTACCGCCATGTCGAATACCTCGGAATGGCGTAAAAGTGCGGCACGATTTAGGCAGCTGGATAGTATCGCCAAACGTTTAAAACAATGCGAACGTGTTCTCTCTGAGAAGGAATAA
- the fabZ gene encoding 3-hydroxyacyl-ACP dehydratase FabZ: MDYQRITDLLPHRYPFLLVDRVTELETKQRIVGYKNVSSNEPFFQGHFPKHPIMPGVLILESLAQLAGLLGLDAIDREKAENTVYYFAGVDTARFKKPVIPGDRLDMEARYVNDKRGIWRFECEAKVDGKLACQAEILCAEREIKL, from the coding sequence ATGGACTATCAGCGAATCACTGATCTGTTGCCCCATCGTTATCCGTTTCTGTTGGTTGATCGTGTAACTGAGTTAGAGACCAAGCAACGTATTGTTGGATACAAAAACGTGAGTAGTAATGAGCCTTTTTTTCAAGGCCATTTCCCCAAGCATCCGATTATGCCTGGAGTATTAATTTTAGAGTCTCTCGCGCAATTGGCTGGCCTGTTGGGGTTAGATGCGATTGATCGAGAAAAAGCAGAAAATACGGTTTATTATTTTGCCGGAGTGGATACAGCTCGTTTTAAGAAACCAGTGATACCCGGCGATCGTCTAGATATGGAAGCCCGTTATGTGAACGACAAACGGGGAATCTGGCGCTTTGAATGTGAAGCCAAGGTCGATGGAAAGCTGGCCTGTCAGGCTGAAATCCTGTGTGCAGAAAGGGAAATAAAGTTGTGA
- the lpxA gene encoding acyl-ACP--UDP-N-acetylglucosamine O-acyltransferase — protein sequence MIDSRAVIDPSAQIADDVEIGPFTIIGPDVVIEEGTKISSHVVVKGPTHIGKFNRIFQFCSIGEDCQDKKFAGEPTRLEIGDHNIFREACTVHRGTVQDNSLTKIGSHNLFMVNVHIAHDVMVADHCIFANDTNIAGHVHIGDYAILGGASQVHQFVKIGDHSMCGTGSIVLKDVPAYVMANGNSAKPHGINVEGLKRRGFSKDDIRNLRKAYKFIYRQGLTIDEALLELKPLADETHSVKTLIDSLNSSTRGIIR from the coding sequence GTGATAGATTCTCGAGCGGTCATCGATCCAAGTGCGCAAATCGCCGATGACGTTGAAATTGGACCTTTTACCATTATTGGTCCTGATGTTGTGATTGAAGAAGGTACTAAGATATCCAGCCATGTTGTGGTAAAAGGACCAACTCATATCGGCAAATTTAATAGAATTTTTCAATTCTGTTCCATTGGTGAAGATTGCCAAGACAAAAAGTTTGCTGGTGAGCCTACGCGTTTAGAAATTGGCGACCACAATATTTTTCGTGAAGCCTGTACTGTGCATCGTGGCACCGTGCAAGACAATAGCTTAACCAAGATCGGTAGCCATAACCTATTTATGGTGAACGTGCACATCGCACATGATGTAATGGTGGCTGACCATTGTATTTTTGCAAATGATACGAATATTGCGGGCCATGTGCATATTGGGGACTACGCCATACTAGGTGGCGCTTCGCAGGTGCATCAGTTTGTGAAAATCGGCGATCATAGTATGTGCGGCACCGGTTCTATTGTATTGAAAGATGTTCCGGCATATGTAATGGCAAACGGTAATTCTGCGAAGCCTCATGGCATTAATGTTGAAGGATTGAAGCGTCGCGGATTTAGCAAAGATGACATTCGTAATTTGCGTAAAGCCTATAAATTTATTTATCGCCAAGGTCTAACTATTGACGAAGCACTATTAGAATTAAAGCCTCTCGCTGACGAAACGCACTCAGTAAAAACTTTGATTGATAGTTTGAATTCCTCAACTCGAGGAATTATTCGCTAA
- the lpxB gene encoding lipid-A-disaccharide synthase, which produces MALCFAMVAGEASGDILGAGLIQSLKKRYPDARFVGIGGPKMEAQGFESLYPMERLSVMGLVEVLGRLPELLGIRKKLYKTFLEIQPDAFIGIDAPDFNLTLERMLKDKGITAIHYVSPSVWAWREKRVKKIRESVDQVLCLFPFEVDFYSKHNVPATFVGHTLADAIDLEPDTHAARELLELDQDRPVVALLPGSRQGEVSRLGELFLQTAELVRRHKPDVQFVIPAANKERKQQLQELLAPFENLRVKLVLGQSTDVMTAADTVLMASGTAALEGMLLKKPLVVSYKLSSLTAFIVRRLLTQPYVSLPNLLAKKQLVPEILQEQATPENLAEAVLTYVQDPTAAQKLKDKFMEMHLSLRLDADEAAADAVLQTIKARAS; this is translated from the coding sequence ATGGCTCTGTGCTTTGCCATGGTCGCAGGGGAAGCCTCTGGTGATATCCTAGGCGCAGGCCTTATTCAATCCTTAAAGAAACGCTACCCTGATGCTCGCTTTGTGGGCATTGGCGGTCCCAAGATGGAAGCACAAGGATTTGAGTCTTTGTACCCTATGGAGCGTTTGTCAGTCATGGGTTTGGTTGAAGTACTGGGGCGTTTGCCAGAACTTCTTGGTATTCGGAAAAAGCTCTATAAAACCTTTTTAGAAATACAGCCTGATGCTTTTATTGGTATTGATGCCCCCGATTTTAATCTGACCTTGGAAAGAATGCTCAAAGATAAGGGAATCACTGCGATTCACTATGTAAGCCCGAGTGTGTGGGCTTGGCGTGAAAAACGGGTTAAAAAGATTCGTGAGAGCGTTGATCAAGTTCTGTGTTTATTTCCTTTCGAAGTCGATTTTTATTCAAAACATAATGTTCCTGCCACCTTTGTTGGCCATACATTAGCAGATGCTATTGATCTTGAGCCAGATACACATGCTGCTCGTGAACTCTTAGAGCTGGACCAGGATCGACCTGTGGTAGCTTTATTACCGGGATCGCGCCAAGGGGAAGTTTCGCGTTTGGGCGAATTATTTTTGCAAACAGCAGAGCTTGTGCGCCGCCACAAGCCAGATGTGCAATTTGTGATTCCTGCTGCGAATAAAGAGCGTAAGCAACAGCTTCAAGAGTTGTTAGCGCCATTTGAGAATTTGCGTGTAAAACTGGTGTTGGGGCAAAGTACAGATGTCATGACCGCGGCGGATACAGTGCTAATGGCTTCAGGGACTGCTGCATTAGAGGGTATGTTGTTGAAGAAACCTTTGGTGGTGTCTTATAAACTATCCAGTTTGACTGCATTTATTGTTCGTCGATTGTTAACTCAGCCTTACGTGTCTTTGCCCAACTTATTAGCAAAAAAACAGTTGGTACCTGAAATACTGCAAGAGCAAGCTACACCAGAAAACCTGGCTGAAGCAGTATTGACATATGTACAAGACCCAACGGCGGCACAAAAGTTAAAAGATAAATTCATGGAAATGCATTTATCATTGCGTTTGGACGCTGATGAAGCGGCAGCGGATGCTGTGCTTCAAACCATTAAGGCTCGCGCATCGTGA
- the rnhB gene encoding ribonuclease HII: MSESIDYSQQAWFQLEQSLKQSGILYCGVDEAGAGPLCGDVVAAAVILDPNNPIDSLNDSKKLSEKKREALFPEIKEKALAYCIARCTPQEIDEINILQARMLAMTRAVKGLRDQNGEICLPEHAFIDGNRLPQGLPCQATPVVKGDALVAAISAASVLAKVQRDHDMVELDKHYPGYELAKHKGYPTKAHLQLLKENGPTDIYRKSFGPVKALLAQAELDF; the protein is encoded by the coding sequence GTGAGCGAATCGATCGACTATAGCCAGCAAGCCTGGTTTCAATTGGAGCAATCCTTAAAACAGTCGGGAATACTATATTGCGGCGTCGACGAAGCAGGGGCAGGGCCTTTATGTGGTGATGTCGTGGCAGCGGCGGTCATACTTGATCCAAACAATCCCATAGACTCGTTGAATGATTCGAAGAAACTTAGTGAGAAAAAGCGAGAGGCCTTGTTTCCTGAGATTAAAGAAAAGGCCTTGGCTTATTGCATTGCACGTTGCACGCCGCAAGAAATCGATGAGATTAATATTCTTCAGGCAAGAATGCTAGCTATGACGCGTGCGGTGAAAGGCTTGCGAGATCAAAACGGTGAAATTTGTTTGCCTGAACATGCTTTTATTGACGGGAATCGATTGCCGCAAGGGCTACCTTGCCAAGCAACGCCGGTGGTAAAAGGAGATGCTCTTGTGGCTGCGATTTCTGCTGCATCGGTTCTGGCTAAAGTTCAACGGGATCACGATATGGTGGAGTTAGATAAGCACTATCCTGGATATGAATTGGCTAAACACAAAGGCTACCCAACTAAAGCTCATTTGCAGTTATTGAAAGAAAATGGGCCTACAGATATTTATCGAAAAAGCTTCGGACCGGTAAAGGCGTTGCTTGCTCAAGCTGAGTTGGACTTTTAA
- a CDS encoding outer membrane beta-barrel protein, with amino-acid sequence MKNKLLNMLLRFFLIVLFTPSALAFPIEKYAGLAFGITSTEADFNDQVREFGNTREVPSYTNVDSSSNPFQIYFGFRFHPYYSAEISYIDYGSINFEKTLINESTTDSVTTRASNTLSVSGISLSHVLTYPLLDSLILQGKLGYLIGSISSTSDGTINTVNTSEGREQNTSFFNSSSSSLDTIQLAVGALYRVNANWLVRLQVNQLDFEIESQNEEYMQWFTSLSAEYEF; translated from the coding sequence ATGAAAAATAAACTCTTGAATATGCTACTACGTTTCTTTCTTATAGTACTCTTTACCCCATCAGCATTGGCATTTCCCATCGAGAAATATGCAGGCCTTGCTTTTGGTATTACCTCTACTGAAGCTGACTTCAATGATCAAGTGAGAGAGTTTGGTAATACTCGCGAAGTCCCCTCTTACACAAATGTTGACAGTAGCAGCAATCCGTTTCAAATTTATTTTGGTTTTCGCTTTCATCCATATTATAGCGCCGAGATTTCATATATTGATTACGGCAGTATCAATTTTGAAAAAACACTCATAAATGAATCAACTACAGACAGTGTTACTACTCGCGCATCCAATACGCTGTCTGTGAGTGGCATATCTTTATCTCATGTTTTGACCTATCCACTTTTAGATTCGCTTATCTTACAAGGCAAATTGGGCTACCTCATTGGTAGTATATCCTCGACATCGGATGGCACCATTAATACTGTAAACACTTCTGAAGGACGAGAGCAAAATACATCTTTTTTTAATAGCAGCTCATCGTCATTAGATACAATCCAGCTCGCGGTCGGCGCTCTCTACCGCGTCAATGCTAATTGGTTAGTCAGATTGCAAGTAAATCAATTAGATTTTGAAATCGAATCGCAAAACGAAGAATATATGCAGTGGTTTACCAGTTTGAGTGCAGAATATGAATTTTAA